The following nucleotide sequence is from Streptomyces bathyalis.
TGTTCCTGGGCTCCGAGGGCGCCCTCGGTGTGATCACCGAGGCGTGGATGCGTCTTCAGGACCGTCCCGTGCACAAGGCGTCGACCGCCGTTCGCTTCGCCGAATTCGGTGACGCCGTGGAGGCCGTGCGAGCGATCTCGCAGGCCGGGCTCCATCCGGCCAACTGCAGGCTGCTCGATCCGGGGGAGGCGGCTCTCGCGGGCGCCGCGCACGACGGGGAGAGCGTGCTGGTGCTCGGCGTCGAGTCGGCGCACCACCCGGTGGACGGGCGTCTCGCGGAGCTGCGCACCCTCGCCCGCGACCACGGCGGCACCGTCAGCGGTTCCGGCGGCGATGACTCGGGGGGCGGCGATACGGCCGTGGGCGCCTGGCGGTCGGCGTTCCTGCGCATGCCGTATCTGCGGGACGGGCTGGCACGGATGAGCGCGATCACCGAGACGTTCGAGACCGCGTGCACATGGGACCGGTTCACGGAACTCCACGAGGCGGTACGCACCGGAATCGGGGCAGCCGTCGAGGAGGTCACGGGCAGCCCGGGGCTCGTCAACTGCCGTATGACGCACGTGTATCCGGACGGCGCCGCCCCGTACTACACGGTGATCGCCACGGGCCGCCGCGGAGCGGAGGGCGCGATGTGGGACGAGATCAAGAGCGCCGCCATGGAGATCCTCGCGACGCACCGTGCCACGGTCACCCACCATCACGCGGTCGGCAGGGACCACAGACCGGGCTACGACCGCCAGCGCCCGGAGCCGTTCGCCCTCGCCCTGCGGGCCGCCAAGTCGGCGCTCGACCCGCGAGGCATCCTCAACCCGGGCGTCCTGATGGACCCGCCGCCGCGCGAGGTTGCCTGACGGGCCTTCGGCGCCGGGCCCGCCGGTCGCGTTTCGAACGGGTCGCTTCCGGCGGCCGGTGCCTGTGACGGCTGGTCAGTTGCGCAGGCCGCTGAAAGCGACGCGTACGACGGCCTCCGCGACCTCGTCGCTGGTGGCCGCGCCGGCACGGCCCGCGCGTGAGGGCCGGTACCACTCCACGATGGAGTTGATCATGCCGAAGAGGAGCCGGGTCGCCAGCCGGACCTCCACGTCGCCGCGCAGATCGCCGTCCGCCACCGCCCGCTTCAGCAGCTCGGACACGCGGTGGTCGAACTCGCGGCGGCGCGCCATCGCCCATCGCTCCGTGTCGGTGTTGCCGCGGACGCGCAGCAGCAGCGTCACGTAGGGCAGCTCCGCCATGAGCACCTCGACCGTGCGGCGCGTGACGTGTTCGAGCCGGTCGATCGCACGTCCCTCCCGGGCGCGCGGCTCGTCGAGGACGCCGAACAGCCCGCTTAGGGCGCGGTTTATGGCGCGGCGCAGGAGTTCCTCCTTGCCGCGCACGTGGTGGTAGATCGACGATTTCGAGATGCCGGCGGCCTGCGACAGGTGCTCCATGGAGGTGCCGTCGTAACCGCGCTCGATGAACACCTCCACGGCGACTTTCAGCAGCGAATCGGGCGTGTAGGTGTCGCGCTTGACCGGCATGCGGCCGATGCTATCCGCGTTGTCCACAGGCTGACCTTCCCCCCTTGCACCGACCGATCGTTCGGTTGCAGTATCTACCTGTCGCTGCAGGACCGACAGCCCGCGCAGCCATGCAGGGCCTGCACAGCCGTGCACATCCACGCAGGGCCGGCAGGCGATGCAGCGCAGCACAGCGCCAGCCACCCAGCCCCCAGCTCGACGAGGAGTTGGTCGTTCGTGACCGCACCCGTGACCACATCCGCGACTACGGCCGGCAGCCCCCCGCTCTCCGCGGCCGGGCTGATCGAGAAGCACAGTCCCACGCTCGACCGCGCGCTGGAGGCGATCCGCAGCCGCGAGTACTGGTCGCCGCACCCCGAGCACCCCAAGGCGTACGGGGAGGAGTCGGCCATCGCCGGCTCGCTGAGCGCCGGGCAGGGCCAGGCCGCGTTCGACGCGCTGCGGGGCAGCCGCTTCGAGATCGACGGTCAGCCCGGCACCGCGGGGCCGCAGGGCGGCTGGGCCTCGACCGAGGTCTCGCCGTACGGCCTCGAGATGGGCATCGAGTATCCGCGGCCCGACATCGACGTGCTGCTGCCCGAGATGCGCAAGGCGATGCCGGCGTGGCGCGAGGCGGGTCCGAAGGTGCGGGCGGCGGTCTGCCTGGAGATCCTGGCCCGCATCAGCGCCCGTACGCACGAGTTCGCGCACGCGGTCATGCACACCAGCGGCCAGGCCTTCATGATGGCGTTCCAGGCCGGCGGCCCGCATGCTCAGGACCGCGGCATGGAGGCCGTGGCCTACGCCTACGCGGAGCAGGTCCGCACGCCCGAGGCCGCGGGGTGGTCCAAGCCGCAGGGCAAGCGGGAGCCGCTCGAACTCAGCAAGCGGTTCACGGCGGTCGGCCGCGGCATCTCGCTGCTGATCGGCTGCAACACCTTCCCGACGTGGAACGGCTACCCCGGATTCTTCGCCTCCCTCGCCACGGGCAATCCGGTGCTGGTCAAGCCGCACCCGCGTGCTGTGCTGCCGCTGGCGCTGACGGTCCGCATCGCCCGCGAGGTGCTGACGGAGGCCGGCTTCGAGGCCAATCTCGTGGCGCTCGCCGCCGAGCGCGAGGGCGAGGGCATCGCCAAGGAGCTGGCGGTCCGCCCCGAGATCCGCATCATCGACTACACCGGCTCGACGTCCTTCGGTGACTGGCTGGAGAGCAACGCCCCCCAGGCCCGCGTCTTCACAGAGAAGGCAGGGGTCAACACGGTCGTGATCGACTCCACCGACGACTACAAGGGCATGCTGGGCAACCTCGCCTTCTCGCTCTCGCTCTACAGCGGCCAGATGTGCACCACCCCGCAGAATCTGCTGATCCCGCGGAACGGCATCAGCACGGACGCCGGTGAGAAGACCTACGACGAGGTGGTCGCCGATCTGGCCACCGCCGTGGGCAAGTTGCTCGGCGACGACGCCCGTGCGAACGCGATCCTGGGCGCCATCGTCAGCCAGCAGGTCCGTGAGCGCGTCGAGTCGGCGTCCTCGCTGGGTGAAGTGGCCCTGGAATCACGGTCGGTCGAGCACCCCGAGTTCCCGGGGGCCCACGTGCGCACGCCGGTCATCGTCAAGCTGGAGTCCGCGAAGCCGGAGTCCGAGGCGGTGTGCTTCTCGGAGTGCTTCGGCCCCGTCTCCTTCGCGGTCGCAGTCGACTCCACCGCCGACGCCGTGGCGCTCTTGCGGCGCACGGTGCGTGAGAAGGGCGCGATGACGGTCGGTGCGTACACCACGTCACCGGCTGCCGAGCGCCTGATCGAGGACGCCTGCATGGACGAGTGCGCGCAGCTCTCCCTCAACCTCACCGGCGGTGTCTACGTCAATCAGACCGCGGCCTTCTCCGACTTCCACGGTTCCGGCGGCAATCCGGCCGCGAACGCCGCGCTGTGCGACGGCGCGTTCGTGGCCGACCGCTTCCGTACCGTCGAGGTGCGCAGGCCCGCGGAGTCCGCGCCCGCGGAAGGCTGAGACGACCGTCAGCCGGAACCGTCGGACGTGCCCGTCATACCGGCGGGTCCGTCGGACGGAATCGGCAGGCGGACCCCGTCAGACGGAAGGGGCGCCCGGCGCATGCGATGCGCGTCGGGCGCCCCTTCCGGCTCGGCCGGCTGCGGAACCAGCCGGGTGGGCCCGTCAGTCGCTGGGCTTGCCGGTGGAGACGGTCAGGTCGATCTTGTCCTTCTCCGGGTCCAGGTACTCGATGCCGTCGGGAGACTGCTCCAGGACCATGTTCTTGCCCCAGATGTTCTCGTCCTCGTGCGAGATCTCACCGAGCTTCCAGCCCGCCGCCTTGATGCACTTCTTCACCGAGTCCAGGTTCTTGTAGGTGAAGTCGGGGACGATCTTCTTGCCCCTGTCCGAGTAGCTGTCGGACGCGTTCGTGCACCGCGTGGTCTCGATGGTCTTGGACTTGTCCTCGGGCTTGAACCCACCGACCCCGTCTGCATCGTCGCCGGTTTCACCCGTGTCGGTGGGCTCCACCTCAGGGGCCCGTGCCGAAGCGGAGGGGCTGGTCCGGATGGCGTTCGGGTCGTCCTCGTCCGAGCCGTTGCTCACCAGCACCGCGACGATCACCGCGGTCAATGCGACGACCACCGCGACCACCGAACCGACGATCAACGGGGCGTTGTTCTTGCGCCCCCCGCCGCCCGGCGGCTGCGGGGAGAGCGTGTACGGCGGAGGGGTGTGCTGGCCCACGCTCCGCTGCTGACCGTACGGCGCGTACTGGCCCATCGGAGCCGTGCTGGGCGGCGGGGGCGTGGAGGGCCCGAACCCGTACTGGTGCTGCGGCGGGTAGGGCTGCTGTGCTCCGGGCGGTGGCGGGGTGCCCTCGCCCACCTGCGGGAAGACGGCATGCCCGACACCGGCGCCGCTCTGCGACGGCAGTCCGCCCTGGATGATCGAGGGAGCGCCGCCGGCGGCCTGCCGCGCGACGCGTGTGCACTCCTCGTTCATCGTCTCCGCGGAGTCGAAGCGCTCGTTCGGGTTCTTCCGCAGGGTCCGCGCCACCAGCGAGTCGACGGCCGGAGTCAGCGACTGGTTGATCGCCGACGGCGTGGGCGCTTCCTCCTGTACGTGCGCGTACGCGATGGCGAGCGGGGAGTCGGCGTCGAACGGCAGCCGCCCGGTGAGCAGTTCGAAGAGCATGATGCCGACCGAGTACAGGTCGGATCGGGCGTCCACGCCCCGGCCCAGGGCCTGTTCCGGCGACAGGTACTGCGGCGTGCCGACGACCATGCCGGTCTGCGTCATCGACGTGACCCCGGACTGCATGGCCCGCGCGATGCCGAAGTCCATGACCTTGACGACACCGCGCTTGGTGATCATCACGTTGCCGGGCTTGATGTCCCGGTGGACCAGCCCCATCTCGTGGCTGACCTCGAGCGCCGCCAGCACGTCGCTGGTGATCTTCAGCGCCTTCTCCGCGGGCATCGCACCGAGGCTCGCGATGTCCTCGTCCAGCACGGAGCGCAGCGGCTTGCCCTCGACGTACTCCATGACGATGTACGGCACCATCGAGCCGTCGATCTCGTCCTCGCCGGAGTCGAAGACCGAGACGATGTTGGTGTGTGTGAGCTTCGCGACAGCCTGTGCCTCGCGGCGGAAGCGCTCGCGGAAGGACTGCTCGCGGCCCAGCTCGGTGTGGAGGGTCTTGACCGCGACCTTGCGGTCGAGGACGGAGTCGTATGCGAGGTAGACCGACGCCATTCCGCCGGCGCCGAGCAGACTCTGCAGCTCGAAGCGGCCGTTCCCGACCGTGCGGCCCGCGTACTCCGCGTCTGTCTGTCCGCCGTCGTCACTCATCTGACTGCTCCCCCTCGGCGGCATGCCCCCGCACAGTTTTTTCAGGGCAGATTTCAAGCCCCGGAACTCCCTGATTCTTATACCCGCCCAAGTCTGCCGGAGGGCACCTCTACGTCAAGCGCAGTGCCCGTTCCGTAACCGGATGCGCAACCTGAGGCCACAACTGTGGCAGCTCTGCTGCTTCGTGACTCTTGCACCACAAATCGGGGTGTGCGCCCCGTGCTCATGGGCTCGGATGCCGTCCGGCCAGGCCTCGGGGCCGTCGCCTGCGAACTTGCCAGCCGGGTACCGCAGCCGATTGGATGGCTGATCCGTCCCCGTCCATGCGACTCCCCTGAGCCTGTAGCCTCCAAAGCGGGAGCGGGGCGCTCCCGGCGTACGGGCATGAGTCAAGGGTCAGGGGGTAGGGGCATCCGCGCGACCCGGGCATGACGGCATTTCGATCCACGGCGAGGACAGATGGCACAGACGCAGGCCGGCGGGGGTCCCTCGGACCCTGACGCCATGGGCGGCTCCATGGCCGAATCGCCGGAGCTGTGGGGGAGGAACGGCCTTGTCGGTGACGGCCGCTACCGCCTCACGCACCGTCTCGGGCGCGGCGGCATGGCGGAGGTCTTCGCCGCCGAGGATCTGCGCCTGGGCCGTACGGTCGCGGTGAAGCTGCTGCGCTCCGACCTCGCGGAGGACCCGGTCTCCAAGGCCCGTTTCACGCGTGAGGCACAGTCCGTCGCGGGCCTCAACCATCACGCCGTCGTCGCGGTCTACGACTCCGGCGAGGAGATCATCGGCGGCAGCGTCACGCCGTACATCGTGATGGAGCTGGTCGAGGGCCGTACGATCCGCGATCTGCTGATGAACGCGGAGGCGCCGCCGCCCGACCAGGCGCTGATCATCGTCTCCGGTGTCCTGGAGGCCCTGGCCTACAGCCACCAGCACGGCATCGTGCACCGCGACATCAAGCCGGCCAACGTCATCATCACCAACACCGGCGCGGTGAAGGTGATGGACTTCGGCATCGCCCGGGCGCTGCACGGCGCCTCCAACACCATGACGCAGACCGGCATGGTGATGGGCACGCCGCAGTACCTCTCCCCCGAGCAGGCGCTGGGCAAGACGGTCGACATCCGCTCCGACCTGTACGCCACCGGCTGCCTTCTCTACGAACTGCTCACGCTCAGACCCCCGTTCACGGGTGAGACGCCGCTGTCCGTCGTCTATCAGCACGTGCAGGACGAGGCGGCGCCGCCGTCCGAATCCTCGGAGACCGTCCCGCCAGAGCTGGACGGCCTTGTGATGCGTGCCCTGGCGAAGGACCCGGACGACCGCTTCCAGAGCGCCGAGGAGATGCGCGGCCTCGCCCAGTACGCGCTCCAGATGCTGCACGAGCAGGGCAGCCACACGGGCGGGATGTGGAACACCGGCCCCGTCGCCCACGCCGGCGGTTCGACCCCGGCGATGGGCGTCCCCGGCGCGGGCGCCATGCAGCACCCCGCGCACAGCGAGACCTCGCAGCTGGCCCCGGGGATGCTGATGGGCGCCCCCGGCCGGGACGACGGAGGCTTCGAGGGCGGGCCGCGCCGCGACGGCAGGCGCGGCAACGGCGTGAGGAACGCGTTCATCGCCCTTGTCGCCGTGATCGTGGCCGCGGCGGGCATCTACTTCGCGACGGCCTTCAAAGACGACAGCGGCAACAAGACCACCCCGGACTCCTCCACGACGGAGCCGAAGGACAAGAAGACCAAGGACAAGCCGACCCCCACGCCGACGGAGACCGAGCAGGAGCCGGGCACCACGACGGGCGACACCGGCGAGAACACGCCCAGCCAGACGCCGTCGCAGACGCCGAGCGAGACCGAGAGCTCGCCCTCCGACGAGCCGACCGGCACCCCGAGCGAGACGGACTCCGGCAACGGCGGCAACTCCGGCAACGGCGGCGGCCAGGGCGGCCCCACCGGCACGCCGACCGAGACGCCCAGCGACACCGGCGGCGCCGACGAGGGCGGCGAGAACAGCGGCCAGGGAGAACCCGAGGAGTGACCTGACCGGCCGGCCCCGCCGTCGGAGGCGACGCGGCGGCCGGCCCGAACGGGGCGGGGGCCATCTCGACGGCAGTCCCCGCGTGTCCGCCGGCGAAGCGCTCACCAGGGGATGGCTCAGACGCCCTGGCCGTCCCCTCCGCCGCCTTCCGCCTGCATGCGGGCGACGTACGCGGCGGCCTGGGACCTGCGTCTCATTCCCAGCTTCGAGAGCAGCTGCGAGACGTAGTTCTTGATCGTCTTCTCGGCCAGGTTCAGCTCGTCGCCGATGGCCCTGTTGGTCATGCCCGCGCCGATCAGATCCAGGATGATGCGTTCCTGGCCGGTGAGCGAGGAGAGCTTGCCCTCGCCGCCCGCGTCCGCGCGGCTCGCCCCTCTGCGCAGCCGCTCCACCACGCGGCGCGCGGCGTCGGGGCCGATCAGCACCCTCCCGGCGGCCGCGTCCCGTACCGCCGACTGGAGCTCCTTGCCGCGGATCCCCTTCAGCACGTAGCCGGACGCCCCGGCCAGCACGGCGTGCACGAGCGCCTCCTCGTCCGGGAACGAGGTGAGGATCAGGCACGCGATGCGCGGATCGCGGGAGCGCAGCTCACGGCAGACCTCGATCCCGCTGCCGTCCGGGAGGCGTACGTCGAGCACCGCGACATCGGGACGGGCGTCGGGAATGCGCTTCACCGCATCGGCCGCGTTGTCCGACTCACCGATCACCTCGATGTCGGTCTCCGCCGCGAGCATCTCGTGCACGCCGCGGCGGATCACCTCGTGATCATCGAGCAGGAAGACAGTGATTTGCGTGCTTTCTTCCATTTTTTCAGTCTCACACACTGGTCTCCGCTCCGCCCTTCCCGCACTCTGGAGCCGCGGGATACCGTGCAGAGGTCTACGAGGCCCGCGAGGCTGTGACCAGTGATGTCCCTGATCCTTCAGCTCGCCAGGACTTCCGGTTCGTTTACTTGGAAATCCGAGCAAAGTTGCAGGTCAGGGCTGCTTCATGCATGTATGGAGTCCTGGGAACTGCTTCAGCGGGCCTCAACCGAGACAGCTTCACCGTCCGGTTGCCGTCCGTGCCGCACCCACCCCGTGCGCCGTACGGGACCGGGCGAGCCTCCCTCCACCCCCGGGTGGAGGAACCCCAGGCCACCGGCGACCCCGGGGGCCGGACAGAAGAGGAGCACACGTGACCGTGGAGAGCACTGCCGCGCGCAGCACGTCGCGCCGCAGCGGCGCCGGAGGCAAGCGCGAGACGAAGAAGGCGGCGCCCGCGCCGGGCGACGCCGGAGGCACGACCGGGACGACGGCGAAGGCCGCGAAGCGTTCGAAGCCCGCGAAGACGGCCAAGCCCGCCAAGACCGCCCGGACGGCGAAGACCGCCAAGTCCGCGAAGCCACGCGCCGCGGCGCCCGCCGCGAATGGATCCGGCACCGAACTCGTACAGCTGCTGACCCCCGAGGGCGACCGGGTCGAGCACCCCGACTACGCCATCGACCTGACCGCCGAGGAACTCCGCGGCCTGTACCGCGACATGGTTCTCACCCGGCGCTTCGACAGCGAGGCGACCTCGCTCCAGCGCCAGGGTGAACTCGGCCTGTGGGCCTCCCTGTTGGGCCAGGAGGCGGCGCAGATCGGCTCGGGGCGCGCGCTGCGCGACGACGACTACGTCTTCCCCACCTACCGCGAGCACGGCGTCGCGTGGTGCCGCGGCGTCGACCCGACGAAGCTGCTGGGCATGTTCCGAGGCGTGAACAACGGCGGCTGGGACCCGACGTCGAACAACTTCCACCTCTACACGATCGTCATCGGCTCCCAGGCCCTGCACGCCACCGGCTATGCGATGGGCGTCAACCTGGACGGCGCCGACTCCGCGGTCATCGCCTACTTCGGCGACGGCGCCTCCTCGCAGGGCGACGTGGCCGAGGCGTTCACCTTCTCCGCGGTCTACAACGCACCGGTCGTCTTCTTCTGCCAGAACAACCAGTGGGCGATCTCCGAGCCCGCCGAGCGGCAGTCCCGCGTGCCGCTCTACCAGCGTGCCGCCGGCTACGGCTTCCCGGGTGTACGCGTCGACGGGAACGACGTGCTGGCTTGTCTCGCCGTCACCCGCGCCGCCGTCGAACGGGCGCGGAGCGGCCAAGGGCCCATGCTCGTCGAGGCTTTCACCTACCGGATGGGCGCCCACACCACCTCCGACGACCCGAGCCGCTACCGCCGGGACGAGGAGCGGGCGGAGTGGGAGGCCAAGGACCCGATCGCGCGGCTGCGCGCGTACCTGGAGAAGGACGGGCTGGCCGACGACGCGTTCTTCGCCTCCATCGAGGAGGAGAGCGAGGCCATGGGCAAGCACGTGCGCGAAGCGATCCGCACCATGCCCGACCCTGACACCATGGCCATCTTCGAGAACGTCTACGCGGACGGTCACGCGCTGGTCGACGAGGAGCGCGCCCAGTTCGCCGAGTACCTCGCGTCCTTCGCCGACCCAGCCGACTCCGCAGGGGAGGGCCGCTGACATGGCCGCTGCCGCTACTTCGACCGCCGCCGCGTCCACGACCCCGGACGTGCGGAAGATGCCCATCGCCAAGGCGCTCAACGAATCCCTGCGCACCGCGATGGAGAACGACCCGAAGGTCCTGATCATGGGGGAGGACGTCGGCAAGCTCGGCGGGGTCTTCCGCATCACGGACGGCCTTCAGAAGGACTTCGGCGAGCAGAGGGTCATCGACACCCCGCTCGCCGAGTCCGGCATCGTCGGCAGCGCGATCGGACTCGCGCTGCGCGGCTACCGCCCCGTCGTGGAGATCCAGTTCGACGGTTTCGTCTTCCCTGCGTACGACCAGATCGTCACGCAGCTCGCGAAGATGCACGCCCGCGCGCTGGGCAAGATCAAGCTTCCCGTCGTCATCCGCATCCCGTATGCGGGGGGCATCGGCGCCGTCGAGCACCACAGCGAGTCCCCGGAGGCGCTGTTCGCGCACGTCGCCGGCCTCAAGTGCGTCTCGCCGTCGAACGCTTCGGACGCCTACTGGATGATGCGTCAGTCCATCGAGAGCGACGACCCCGTCATCTTCTTCGAGCCCAAGCGCCGGTACTGGGACAAGGGCGAGGTGGACGTCACCGCGATCCCGGCGCCGTTGCACGCGGCACGCGTGGCGCGCCAGGGCAGCGACGTGACGCTGGCCGCCTACGGGCCGATGGTGAAGACCTGCCTGGAGGTTGCGGCCGCCGCGCAGGAGGAGGGGCATTCCCTCGAAGTGATCGACATGCGCTCGATGTCGCCGATCGACTTCGACAGCATCCAGAAGTCGGTCGAGAAGACCGGAAGGCTTGTGGTGGTGCACGAGGCACCCGTATTCCTGGGAACCGGCTCGGAGGTGGCTGCCAGGATCACGGAGCGGTGCTTCTACCACCTGGAGGCTCCGGTGCTGCGCGTGGGAGGCTTCCATGCGCCGTATCCGCCGGCCCGGCTGGAGGACGAGTACCTTCCGGGGCTCGACCGGGTGCTCGATGCCGTCGACCGCGCGCTGGCGTACTGAGGAGAGTCGTGACGATGACTGAGAGCGCTACCCGCATCCGCGAGTTCAAGATGCCCGATGTGGGTGAGGGCCTCACGGAGGCGGAGATCCTCAAGTGGTACGTCCAGCCCGGTGACACGGTCACGGACGGCCAGGTCGTCTGCGAGGTCGAGACGGCCAAGGCGGCCGTCGAACTGCCCATCCCCTTCAACGGAGCCGTGCACGAGCTGCGCTTCACCGAGGGCACGACCGTGGACGTCGGCACCGCGATCATCGCGGTGGACACCGACCCCTCGGCCGGGCCGCCGGAGGGCGGAGCAGGCGCGGAGGAGGCGCCTGCCGAGGCGTCCGCCGACGAAGGAGAGGGAGAGGGCCGGAAGCCCGTGCTGGTCGGCTACGGCGTCGCGGCGTCCCCGACGAAGCGCCGCCCGCGCAAGCAGCCCCCGTCGGACACCGCACAGAACGGGAACGGCAAGCAGGAGTCCGTACAGGAGGCCGTCCAGGGCGAGTTGAACGGTCACCACGAGGCCGCCGCGCCCACCGTCGGAGCGGTGGCGGAGGCACCGGGTGCCGTGGACCGTCCCCTGGCCAAGCCGCCGGTGCGCAAGCTGGCCAAGGACCTCGGCATCGACCTCACGACGGTGGTGCCGACCGGGCCCGACGGCGTCATCACGCGCGACGACGTGCACGCGGCGGCGGCCACAGCGGGCGCCCGCGTCCCCGCCCCGGCGGGGCCGGCACCGGCCGCCGCTCCCGCTCCCGCTGCCGCCGCACCGCAGACAGGGGCTCAGGCCGGCGGCCCGGCCGCGCGAGAGACGCGGATCCCGGTGCGCGGCGTACGGAAGGCCACGGCTCAGGCCATGGTCGAAAGCGCCTTCACCGCGCCGCAGGTCACGGAGTTCGTGACCGTCGACGTGACGCGCACGATGAAGCTCGTACGGGAACTGAAGCAGGACCCGGACATGCAGGGGCTGCGGGTCAACCCGCTGCTGCTGGTCGCCAAGGCGTTCCTGGTCGCCCTGCGCCGCCACCCGGAGGCCAACGCCGCCTGGGACGAGGCGAATCAGGAGATCGTGCAGAAGCACTACGTCAACCTGGGCATCGCCGCGGCCACACCGCGCGGCCTGATCGTCCCCAACATCAAGGACGCGCAGGCCAAGACCCTGCCCGAACTCGCGGAAGCACTCGGCGAGTTGGTAACGACTGCCCGCGAGGGCAAGACGAGTCCGGCGGACATGCAGGGCGGCACGGTGACGATCACCAACGTCGGCGTCTTCGGCGTCGACACTGGGACGCCCATCCTCAACCCCGGCGAGTCGGCGATTCTGGCCTTCGGGCAGGTCCGGCAGCAGCCGTGGGTGCACAAGGGCAAGGTCAAGCCGCGCGACGTCACCACGCTCGCGCTCGCCTTCGACCACCGTCTGATCGACGGCGAACTGGGCTCGAAGGTGCTGGCGGACGTGGCGGCGGTCCTGGAGCACCCCAAGCGCCTGATGACCTGGACCTGACGCCGGGCCGCACGCGCGAGGCAGTGAGCACGATGCCGGGCACCTTCCTCAGGAGGTGCCCGGCATCTGCGTGCCGGGAGTAGCGCTGCTGGCGGGAGCCCGGTCGGTCACGTGATCAGGGGTGCGGTGACAGGGTGTTCACCGCGGATGCGCGGCAGCGCGGGTGCGAGGTGTTGCGGCCGGCGCAGGCTCGTTCATTCCAGGGCGTGCGCGGTGAAACGCGGCTGCGACATCGTCGGCTTCCAGGTCGCAGTCCTGCCGGGTGAGTTCGCCCCCGTCGGTGCCGAGCAGGGACGAGCTCGTCGCCGTCCTGGAAGGCCGCGGCGACGGCGTCGCGCGTGAACTCCTGCGCACGGCCCCCTGGCTGTTCCGCGGTTCTCCCCCGGCAACACATGCTGCTGCGCGCCGGGCTCCGGCGTGGGAGTCTCGCCGAGATCGAGCACCGGGGTTCCCGTCCCG
It contains:
- the pdhA gene encoding pyruvate dehydrogenase (acetyl-transferring) E1 component subunit alpha; this encodes MESTAARSTSRRSGAGGKRETKKAAPAPGDAGGTTGTTAKAAKRSKPAKTAKPAKTARTAKTAKSAKPRAAAPAANGSGTELVQLLTPEGDRVEHPDYAIDLTAEELRGLYRDMVLTRRFDSEATSLQRQGELGLWASLLGQEAAQIGSGRALRDDDYVFPTYREHGVAWCRGVDPTKLLGMFRGVNNGGWDPTSNNFHLYTIVIGSQALHATGYAMGVNLDGADSAVIAYFGDGASSQGDVAEAFTFSAVYNAPVVFFCQNNQWAISEPAERQSRVPLYQRAAGYGFPGVRVDGNDVLACLAVTRAAVERARSGQGPMLVEAFTYRMGAHTTSDDPSRYRRDEERAEWEAKDPIARLRAYLEKDGLADDAFFASIEEESEAMGKHVREAIRTMPDPDTMAIFENVYADGHALVDEERAQFAEYLASFADPADSAGEGR
- a CDS encoding alpha-ketoacid dehydrogenase subunit beta; amino-acid sequence: MAAAATSTAAASTTPDVRKMPIAKALNESLRTAMENDPKVLIMGEDVGKLGGVFRITDGLQKDFGEQRVIDTPLAESGIVGSAIGLALRGYRPVVEIQFDGFVFPAYDQIVTQLAKMHARALGKIKLPVVIRIPYAGGIGAVEHHSESPEALFAHVAGLKCVSPSNASDAYWMMRQSIESDDPVIFFEPKRRYWDKGEVDVTAIPAPLHAARVARQGSDVTLAAYGPMVKTCLEVAAAAQEEGHSLEVIDMRSMSPIDFDSIQKSVEKTGRLVVVHEAPVFLGTGSEVAARITERCFYHLEAPVLRVGGFHAPYPPARLEDEYLPGLDRVLDAVDRALAY
- a CDS encoding dihydrolipoamide acetyltransferase family protein, whose amino-acid sequence is MTESATRIREFKMPDVGEGLTEAEILKWYVQPGDTVTDGQVVCEVETAKAAVELPIPFNGAVHELRFTEGTTVDVGTAIIAVDTDPSAGPPEGGAGAEEAPAEASADEGEGEGRKPVLVGYGVAASPTKRRPRKQPPSDTAQNGNGKQESVQEAVQGELNGHHEAAAPTVGAVAEAPGAVDRPLAKPPVRKLAKDLGIDLTTVVPTGPDGVITRDDVHAAAATAGARVPAPAGPAPAAAPAPAAAAPQTGAQAGGPAARETRIPVRGVRKATAQAMVESAFTAPQVTEFVTVDVTRTMKLVRELKQDPDMQGLRVNPLLLVAKAFLVALRRHPEANAAWDEANQEIVQKHYVNLGIAAATPRGLIVPNIKDAQAKTLPELAEALGELVTTAREGKTSPADMQGGTVTITNVGVFGVDTGTPILNPGESAILAFGQVRQQPWVHKGKVKPRDVTTLALAFDHRLIDGELGSKVLADVAAVLEHPKRLMTWT